The following coding sequences lie in one Miscanthus floridulus cultivar M001 chromosome 9, ASM1932011v1, whole genome shotgun sequence genomic window:
- the LOC136479718 gene encoding uncharacterized protein, protein MAKAFRDEEQKRQSRKNDKASHPLGQITLPVQFGTADHFRTEYVNFFVADFDTAYHAILGRPALAKFMVMPHYVYLVWKIPTEQGILTLRANVSTAYDCEREGLAIADAMDLSARMEACITDSKKVPAKEQAILTQEPPRSMTKSKDKKEVQLMIGDRSKTARIWGHLDPK, encoded by the exons atggccaaagctttccgcGATGAGGAGCAGAAACGGCAGAGTCGTAAGAACGACAA AGCGTCCCATCCTTTAGGGCAGATCACCTTGCCAGTCCAGTTTGGCACCGCCGACCACTTCCGTACTGAGTACGTGAACTTCTTTGTGGCAgactttgacaccgcctaccacgccatccttggtcgaccagctcttgccaagttcatggtcatgccccATTATGTCTACCTAGTGTGGAAGATCCCGACAGAGCAGGGCATTCTCACCCTGCGTGCCAACGTCTCCACCGCCTATGACTGTGAAAGAGAAGGACTCGCCATCGCCGATGCGATGGATCTCTCAGCTAGAATGGAGGCTTGCATCACTGACTCCAAGAAGGTCCCAGCGAAGGAGCAGGCGATCCTGACTCAGGAGCCACCTCGGTCTATGACTAAGTCCAAAGACAAAAAGGAGGTTCAGCTCATGATCGGCGACAGAAGCAAGACGGCCCGGATCTGGGgccatctcgaccccaaatag